A single genomic interval of Marmota flaviventris isolate mMarFla1 chromosome 14, mMarFla1.hap1, whole genome shotgun sequence harbors:
- the Rhob gene encoding rho-related GTP-binding protein RhoB produces the protein MAAIRKKLVVVGDGACGKTCLLIVFSKDEFPEVYVPTVFENYVADIEVDGKQVELALWDTAGQEDYDRLRPLSYPDTDVILMCFSVDSPDSLENIPEKWVPEVKHFCPNVPIILVANKKDLRSDEHVRTELARMKQEPVRTDDGRAMAVRIQAYDYLECSAKTKEGVREVFETATRAALQKRYGSQNGCINCCKVL, from the coding sequence ATGGCGGCCATCCGCAAGAAGCTGGTGGTGGTGGGCGACGGCGCGTGTGGCAAAACGTGCCTGCTGATCGTGTTCAGTAAGGACGAGTTCCCTGAGGTGTACGTGCCCACCGTCTTCGAGAACTATGTGGCGGACATCGAGGTGGACGGCAAGCAGGTGGAGCTGGCGCTGTGGGATACGGCGGGTCAGGAGGACTATGACCGTCTGCGGCCGCTCTCCTACCCGGACACCGACGTCATCCTCATGTGCTTTTCGGTGGACAGCCCGGACTCGCTGGAGAACATCCCTGAGAAGTGGGTGCCCGAGGTGAAGCACTTCTGTCCCAACGTGCCCATCATTCTGGTGGCCAACAAGAAAGACCTGCGCAGCGACGAGCACGTCCGCACAGAGCTGGCCCGCATGAAGCAGGAACCAGTGCGCACGGATGACGGCCGCGCCATGGCGGTGCGCATCCAAGCCTACGACTACCTCGAGTGCTCCGCCAAGACCAAGGAGGGCGTGCGCGAGGTCTTCGAGACCGCCACGCGCGCCGCGCTGCAGAAGCGCTACGGCTCCCAGAACGGCTGCATCAACTGCTGCAAGGTGCTATGA